One genomic segment of Rhodobacter sp. 24-YEA-8 includes these proteins:
- a CDS encoding LuxR C-terminal-related transcriptional regulator: protein MTAAPLSADLSAAELMEVISAASIPLLGAQCHAALERHCGASGMGIYVLRSGVPELLYSSGVPGGFLEDYATLYGTDDPLIRQLSAQVPVTDGRTCLGEADWARSGLRELLSSWGLGHNMCGLIPIDAATMGVIYTATLQRTGPFTPQAREQLVFLCRGAGIALRSLVRPTPVAGDLPPQQARVAALVCEGFSNKEIARAVGLSEHTIKEYVQRLAQRLRADNRTALAVALLRQGFLH, encoded by the coding sequence ATGACCGCAGCGCCACTCTCTGCCGATCTCAGCGCTGCGGAGCTGATGGAGGTTATTTCTGCGGCCTCCATCCCGTTGCTTGGCGCGCAATGTCATGCCGCGCTGGAACGGCATTGCGGCGCTTCGGGGATGGGGATCTATGTTCTGCGCAGCGGCGTGCCGGAACTGCTGTATTCCAGCGGTGTGCCGGGTGGTTTTCTGGAAGATTATGCAACGCTTTACGGCACCGATGATCCGCTGATCCGGCAGCTGAGCGCGCAGGTGCCCGTCACCGATGGCCGGACCTGTCTTGGCGAGGCGGACTGGGCGCGCAGCGGGTTGCGAGAATTGCTCAGCTCCTGGGGGCTTGGGCATAATATGTGCGGGCTGATCCCGATCGACGCGGCGACGATGGGGGTCATCTATACTGCCACGCTGCAGCGCACCGGACCTTTCACGCCCCAGGCGCGTGAGCAGCTGGTTTTTTTGTGCCGGGGCGCCGGGATCGCACTGCGCTCGCTGGTGCGGCCTACCCCTGTCGCGGGCGACCTGCCGCCGCAGCAGGCGCGGGTTGCTGCCCTCGTCTGCGAAGGGTTTTCAAACAAGGAAATCGCCCGGGCCGTGGGGCTTTCGGAACATACGATCAAGGAATATGTCCAGCGCCTTGCGCAAAGGCTGCGGGCCGACAATCGCACCGCTCTTGCCGTCGCCCTGCTGCGCCAGGGGTTTTTGCATTAG